GACGTGTTTGTCACAATAACATTTCTCGCTCCAAAACGCTCAATGTTTTCAACCAGAATTTTGCTACGCTTTGGATTGATTTCATTGCTGACCAGCAGTCCTGTATTATCTAGGTAACTAAGAAGATGAGTAGACTTTCCGCCTGGAGCAGCTGCCAAGTCTAAGACACGACTTCCCTTGGATGGTGCTGCCACTTGAGCAACCATTTGAGCAGCTGGTTCCTGAGAATAAACCAAACCAGTTGCATGGTCGGCAGATTTTCCGGAAATTTTACCGTAATGGCCCCAAGGTGTTTCAGGGATAGCATCAGGAAAGTCCTTCTGTTGCTTTTTAAGAGGGTTGGTACGGTAGGCGGATACGGCTTCTTGATCAAAAGATGCAAAGAAGTCCTTCGCTTCATCTCCAAGGAGCTTATTATATTTTTCTATAAAGTCTAATGGAAATTGCATAGTTTCCTTTCTATCAAAAAACTGGACTAACCAAGAGAACTTGCTGTTCTGATTTGTCCAGTATGGTTTTATGTTTCAAATTAATTTTCTGAGCCCATAATATGCTTGATTTCTTCAAGTCTGTCTTTAGGGACAAGCATCACAGCTTGACGACTAGAATAATCCAGTGGTTCTCCAGTAATGGTCTCAAGGTGATAACCCAATTTTTCTCCCATAATACTTGCTGCGGCATAGTCCCATGGGTAAATAACTGAAAAGTAAGCTAAAATTTGGCCAGATAGGACTTTTGACATGCTTAAACCGGCACCACCGTAGACACGAACACCCAAGGTCTTATCAATAAGGTCTTTTAAGCCATGAAAATTTTTAGCGTACATGGCTCCATTGCTAGCGACTAGGCAACGGTCTAATGGTCGACTTTTATAGGCTGGAAGCAATTTGTCATTACAATACACATCAAACTGGCCACCACCATAGAAAAGTTGATCAGCCATGACGTTATAAATGAGACCAAATTTTCCTTGTCCCTCTTCATAGTAGGCAATCATCACACAAAAATTATCTTGTTGGACAATAAAATTGACCGTTCCATCAATAGGATCCAAGACCCAGACATTTCCATCTTTGATATTATGCACCAAGCCATTTTCTTCAGCGAAAATATTGTCTGAAGGGAAGGCAGATTTAATACGTGCCACGAGTAAATCTTGTGTTTGTTTGTCAATATTAGTGACTAAATCATCAAAAGCCGTCTTTTCTTCGACCGTAATTGTTTTACTTAAACTTTCTTTGATAAAAGCACCAGCTTCTTTGATGATTTCTTTGGCGAAAATCAGTTTATTTTCCAAGTGATACAAATCCTTTATCTTTTGCTTTAGCAGCTTTGACAGCTTGATAGGTTGAAAAACCGCTAGCTTCTTCAAAGGCCTTGTCTAGTTGCTTTTCAGGCGCTTTGCCTGGGACAACAGTTTTAAATACCTTATAGGCTTGCAAGAGTTGGTCACGGTCAACCTTGCTCTCGTATGCTTTTTCTACCTGACTCAAAAAATGAAGCACTGTGGTAATTTCCTCAGTGCTCCATGATGGATCGAGTGGGTAGGAATAATTTCCTTTAGTCATTGTTACCCTCAATTTCAGCTCGAATGGTCGCTTGACGCAATTCTTGCTTTCTATAATCACGAGGCAAAAAGGCACGAATTTCATCTTCGTTGAAACCGATTTGCATGCGTTTGTTGTCCATAATGATAGGTCGACGAAGAAGATTTGGATATTCAGAAATCAATTGAATGAGTTCCTTGATGGTCAAATCATCCACATCGATATTCAGCTTCTGAAAGACTTTTGAACGGGTTGAAATGATATCTTCAGTACCGTTTTCCGTGTAAGACAAAATCTTCATCAACTCATCGTGAGTTAATGGGCTCGTGATAATATTGTGTTCGTCAAAAGCAACTTCATGATTGGTCAACCAGGCTCGTGCTTTCCTACAGCTGGTGCAGCTAGGTGATAAAAATAAAGTTACCATGCAAACACCCCTTTCACTTTAACATTCCTAATCATTATACATTATTTGATTAGTTTTGGCTACGCTTTCTTAAAATTTTTCCGCGATTTTTTTATCGGCCTCCAGTTGAGCGCAAAGTTCCTCTATATTATTGAACTTAATCATATCACGGATATAATCTAGCCAAAAAACTTCGATTGTTTTTCCATAAATATCGCCTTCGAAATCAAAGATATTGGCTTCAAGGCGGAGTTCTGTTCCCCCAAAGGTAACGTTTTTACCTAGGCTAGTCATGGAACGATAGCGTTTACCATCAATCACCACATCAGCAACATAGACGCCATCAGCAGGGAGAAAAGTTCTGTCGATTGGTGCTAAATTAGCAGTTGGAAAACCAATGGTACGCCCACGGGCATCACCATGTACCACGATGCCACGTGTCGAGAATTCGTGGCCAAGAAGTTTATTGGCTTCTTTAACATTACCTTCTCGTATTAATTGACGTACACGTGTTGACGAAATCTTTTCACCATCGCTTTGTTGTTCCTCAATAACATGAACATTACCAGAAAAATTACGGGCTAGATAGTCCACATCTGTTCGATGATGTCCAAACTTGTAATCAAAGCCCACAACAACCTCTTGAGCTTTTAAACGCTTAATATGGCGGGCAATGAAATCATCTGAACTCGTTCGGGCAAAATCACTATTGAAATCTGTTAAGTAAAGCTGATCTGTTCCATAGGCTTCAAAAAGATCACAGCGTCTCTTGGGTGCTGTGATATGAAGGAGGAGATCATCCGTATACCTTTGAAAAGTCAATTGAGGACTCTCATTAAAGGTAAGGACAGCTACTTCAAGCTGTTTTTCATCAGCAATCTGGCGCGCCTTATCAAAAAGGACCTTATGACCACGGTGAAGAGCATCGAAATACCCTAAGACAAGAACCGTTTCCTTTTCCTGATGGATATCTTTATAATCATTAATAGAAGTTACTTTCATTGACTTAATACTTTTCTAGGTTTATAAACTTGATTTCGCTTTTCCATGATGGCTAGAACCTTGTCTCCTATAAAGGCCGCAACTAAGGGTTCTTGGCTATCGATAGTAATAAAGCGACCAAATGAAATTTCTTTAGCATCATCCTCAGTGACTTGAACAGCTGGTAGGTCCTGAACACCAAATTCGATGGGAAGGAGGAAGGAAGTATCCCCCGCTTCTATCATTTCTGAAATTTGTGAGAGTGTTAGTGCCTTATCTAAGGTTAGACCAGCTGAGGCTGTTCGACGAAGAGCAGACATATGACTCGCGTATCCGAGTTTAGCACCCAAATCGACAGATAAAGTACGGACATAAGTCCCCTTGCTACAAGCAACACGGAAGGTGAATTTTGCGGTATTGTTTTCCAATTCAATAGGAGAGGTACGGACAAATTCGGAAATTGTCACTTGACGTTGTGGACGCTCTACTTCTTCTCCAGCGCGTGCGTACTCATAAAGTTTCTTTCCGTTGACCTTAACCGCTGAATACATAGGAGGAATTTGTGTGATTTCTCCCTCAAAACTAGCCATTGCCATATCGACGGTTTCTTCATCTAACTCTGTAACTGGAGTTGTTTGAACGACATCTCCACTAGTATCCTCGGTAGTTGTCGAAAATCCAATGGTGATTTCGCCTTCATAGACTTTACCTGCTTCTGTCATGTATTCAATAACACGAGTAGCTTTTCCAACCGCTATAGGTAGAACACCAGTAACATCTGGATCAAGAGTTCCGCCGTGCCCAATTTTTTTCTCATGTAATATTTTGCGTAGTTTAAAAACAGCATCATGACTGGTCATCCCAGCCTCTTTTTTTAGATTAATAATTCCTGAAATCATACTTTTAATTATATCAAAAGCAATCCTAAAGAGCTAGGTAGAAACATAAAGAGGCAGAGAGCAAAGTCTCAAACCTCTTAAGTATTATAGTCATAAGCAATCGCAGGCCTGCTAGCTTTTTTAATCGATATCTCTATTAAGGTCGCTTTCCAATTCAAAGAAAGGCTGAATATCCTGCACATATTCTAGGACACCCTGAAAGTCTCCCTTGTCATCTCTAACAGCTGCATAGGTAACATAAACGAATTTCCCTAAACGTTCAGATTTGAACCACATTGGAACTTGGTCACGCTCCCCACTCTTCAGTAATTCAAAGATTTTCTTGACCTTATCAAGCACTTTTGGCGGATGACAAAGTTCAACGTTTCGTCCAATTTGGCTAGGTGTTCGTTTAAAAACCATTTCATTGGCGGGAACATTATCATTATAGTACTGGAAAATATCGTCTTTATTGACGAAAGTGATTTCCAAAGGAAGATGGTTGAGAATGAGATTGGCCTGCTCCACAGAAAGATAACCATTGCCAAAAGGCTGAGTCGTTTCTCTATCTACGACAGTTTCAGTTTTTGGTTTTGGAGTGAAGCTGATGGTGAACTGCCCTTCGGGAGTGTCAATAATTCGGGTATTGTCCAGATGTTCGTCACTACTTAGTTCAGATTGTTCTTGCGATGTATCAGCATTTACCTCCTCAAAACGCTCACGCTTAGGTTTCCAGACAGCTGTAGGTTTTATTATTGCATAGCCATAGGCATCGCTTTCTTCGGCAATCGAAAGCCAATCGTCTTGCGTGAAGGTTTCAAGCAGAATCATAAGTAAGATAGCCTCTTCTTTGAAAATCATGGCTTCAAACTCTTCTGAGAATGCTTCGAAAGACTTTGAAAATTCTTCTAAATCAGCCTCTGGAAGTTCTTTTAGTTTAGCTTCTGCCGCTCTAAAAAGTTTTCGGATGTCATCGTCTACTCCCCACATCACTTTTGGAGGGGAGTCATGGCCGTAACGCTCCATTATTGGAAAGAAAAGCTTTTCTTTACGCGTATAATGATTATGGAATTGACCAAGTAGAGTCATCTGATGCTTCAGTCCATTGAACAGGTCAGATTTAAAATCTTCATTTTCAGGCTTACTAATATTTTCTATGATACGTCGGATACGGAGAATAGCTGAACGTAGGGCTAAATTCTCTTGTTTAAACACATAAACAGGGTGGCCCTCTTGATCAGCGTCTGCCACTTCCACATCTGCAATAGCACCTTTAAAGAGGTTAGCGTGGACATTACAGAGGCTCATTACGTCTTCAAAGGTAACCCCATCTTCTGATGACATCAATTCATGCTCCATCATAGAGATTTCGAGGGCTGATACTCCCTTGAAGTGTTGATTGAAGCGCTCTTGAACACTCTCAGGACTGGCTCCATGGTGCAAATCTAGTAGAATTTCTTTGAGTATTTGAATACGATTATCTTCCATATCAGTCACCAATTACGTCATAACCATTGAACAGCAAGGTTTGCTTAATTTTTTCTAAGGGAATATTTGCTAACTTAGATCCAGCCTTTAGACTTGTTACCTTACCGACAGTATTTAGCATAGCTGGGTTAGACAAGGGCTTGAAACCGAGATCAATCAGTAATTCCTTAACCTCTGGATGCTCTTTAATGATTGTTGCAACAGGTTGTGATAAATCTATAGTGTTGGTAGTCATAATGACCTCCTAAAAACATATTTACTACTTCCATTATACACGAGAATAATGAAAAAAAACCAACAAATCTTAGTTTGCTGGCTTTTGATTAATTTCCAAATAGAGCTTCTGTGACATTATGCTGGATATTTTTCCACTCCTGCTCTGCCCTCACCATCTTACGGTGGTAATCAGCACGCCCACGCAAGTAGGCAGCAATTTGATAATCTTGCTTCACAATTGGTATCTCAGGAATTTTGATGTCTAAGAGGTCAGCCGTCGATAAATTTAGGACAGCCTTTCCCTTATCAGCATAGTCTAAATAGGCACGACCAATCTCTGTCTCAAGGAAAAACTTGATGTAGAAACCACGGAGTTTTTCCTTAGGTCGTAATACTGTGATATTTGATGAGGCGACAACTTCTCGCTTGCCCTGATCTTCGAAAACAGCAACTTTTTGTACAGTTCCCTTAGAAGCAATAAGAACATCTCCATCTTCTAAGAGAAATCGTAAAAGTTTACGGCGTTCCTCAGAAAACGTTTTAAGGTCATCGTAGGCAATGCCGTTGGGTGTCATATCCGATAGATTAATGACAGCGAATTCGCCAGGTTCTGCCTTAGCAGGGACAGCTTTTCCTTTAAATTGATCGACAACATCGCCTAAACGAACAAGTTTGTCTGTATTAGCTTCGTAATCGATAATCAGTTGAGGTCTTTCTTTTTCAGACATTGAATCTCCTTTTTATATTTTACTATCCATATTGAGTATTGCTATACAATAATAGCAAGAAGCTAATACTTTTGCAAGTAAAAACTGTAAGAAAGGCAAAATAAAAAAGAGACCGGAGCCTCATTTTATAAGCTTTTAACCGCTGCTACTGCTGCTTCATAGTTTGGATCAGTATTGATATTGTCCAAATATTCGACATAAGTAATCTTATTGTCAGCATCTGCCACTAAAACTGCACGTGCTAACAAGTGCCATTCTTCAATGAGGACACCATAATCTTTACCGAAACTATTATCATAGTAGTCAGAAAGCATGATGGCATTTTCAAGTCCTTCAGCACCACACCAACGAGCTTGTGCAAATGGTAGGTCCACTGAAATAGTAATAACTACTGTATCGTCTAATTCTGACAATTCCTTATTAAAGGTACGTGTTTGAGTTGAACAGATTCCAGTATCGATTGATGGAACGATAGAGATAACTTTTTTCTTTCCATCGAATTCTGAAAGTGATTTTTTCGTCAAATCTGTTGTGGTCAAGTTAAAGTCACGCAAGGTATCTCCAACTTGAAGTTGTTTGTCTTCTGCTACTGTAACTAGTTTTCCAATAAATGTTGGCATGTTAGTCCTCCAATACTTTTTTAACTATTGTACTGTAAATATAGCAATAAGCCTAAGCATTTGTTTAGAATTTTTCAAACAGTAGTCTAATTTTTTCAGCAATAACTGCATTAATTGCAGGAATAACCTCATCCGCAAAGTTTTTTAGGTAGGGATAATCACCAATTTGCACTCCATATATAGCATTTTTGAAAAGAGAAATATCATTTTGATCATTTCCAAAAGCTACAAAGTCTTTACCAAAGTGGTTTAAAACAGTACTAGCCTTGGTCACACCTTTAGGATTAATGTAAAGACACCTTTCGATATCATGATAACTAAGGTCTAAACCTTCCAGTTTGTTTAGATTAAAGATAAGGTCTTCACGTATATCTTCATGCTCTACAAGTGGAATAACAACTTTGATAGGCTCATTAAGTTCATGAACAGGCAAAATCCTTGCTTTGTTTAATGGATCAACATTTGAAAGAAAAGGGATTTGCTCAGGATTTTGAATAGCATAATTAAAGGTATCATCAATAAAATAAGGGAGATTATAAGTATCACAGTAGCTAACAATCGTTCTTAGAGCAGGAGAAGGTATTGTGTATTGTGATACTAAGTGTTCATCTTGGAAGACTTCACCACCGTTTAAGCCAACTACTGTCAGCTTTCTCAATTCTCCCTCTAAAATACTAAGACAGTCTCTGTAAGAGCGTGCTGTTGCAAAAATAATTTCATGACCGTATTTTGGTGCAGTTAAAAGAACCTTTTGTAGGTCTTTTGACATGGTCATACCATCAAAACATAGGGTTCCATCCAAATCAAAAACAAATTTCATAGGGTTAGTATAACAAAAAACCAGCTAAAGAGCTGGTTAAATTATTTAGTATCGAAATACTTAAATTTTATCAAGGGCTAGTTTTAAATCTTCAATCAAATCATCTGCGTTTTCCAAACCAACTGAGATACGAATTTGATTTGGAGTGACACCACAAGCTAGTAAATCAGCTTCTGCCAATTGTTGGTGAGTTGTTGTTGCAGGGTGCACCACCAAAGATTTTGCATCAGCAACGTTGGCTAAATCTGAGAAGATTTCAAGATTATCAATTACGGTACGTGCTTCGTCTTGTCCACCTTTAACATGGAAAGTGAAAATAGAGCCTGTTCCTTTAGGGAAGTATTTTTGTGCCAAATCATAGTAAGGACTTGATGGTAATCCAGGATAGTTAACTTTTTCAACTTTTGGATGATTTTCCAAAAAGTCTACGATTTTTTTAGTATTTTCGACGTGGCGTTCGACACGAAGTGAAAGTGTTTCAAGTCCTTGCAAGAGCAAGAAAGCATTGAAAGGTGCCAAGGCAGCCCCTGTGTCACGCAAAAGTTGTGTACGAAGGGCAGTTACAAATGCTGCTGGACCAACATCACGCGTATAGCTGATATTGTGGTAAGATGGGTCCTCGTCAACCAACTGTGGGAATTTGCCTGAAGCTTCCCAGTCAAATTTACCAGAATCGACGATAAGACCTCCAATAGTTGTTCCATGTCCACCGATAAACTTAGTTGCAGAATGAACCACGATATCTACACCATGGGAGATAACATTGATGAGATATGGAGTTCCAAAAGTATTGTCAGCAACCAATGGAATCTTATGACTGTGAGCAATCTCAGCAATTTTTTCAAAATCAGGAATATTGATAAGCGGATTTCCCAAAGACTCAATCAAGACAAGCTTGGTATTATCTTTGATAGCAGCTTCAATTTCTTCAGGATTGTCAACATCTACAAAAGTTGTTGTGATACCATAGCGTGGAAGAGTTTCTTTTAAGAGATTGAATGTCCCACCATAGAGGGTTGTCGCGGCAACAACATGATCGCCAGCATGTGCCAAACCAAGGATAGCATAGGTGATTGCAGCCATACCTGATGCTGTAGCCAAGGCCCCAACACCCCCTTCGAGGGCTGCAATACGTTCTTCAAGTACTGCTACTGTTGGATTGGTAATACGTGTGTAAATATTACCAGGCTTTCTAAGGGCAAAGAGATCTTCACCTTCTTGAGCGTCGTCAAAAACATATGAAGTGGTTTGGTAAATTGGAACAGCACGTGATTTTGTTTCCTTGTCAGGTGTTTGTCCAGCGTGTAATTGTAAGGTTTCAAATGAAAATTCTCGTGACATATGGGTGTCCTCCAAAACAAAAGTTGCCTTCATTCTACACCCAGAAAAGCTAGCTGTCTAATAGAAATTTTTTATCAATGTGATAGGGAGGGCTTATAAAAAGGACCTTTCGGCCCCTTTCTATTTCTTCTTAATAGGTGCTACGCTTGCCAAAACTTTTTTTAGTCCAACTTCTGGGAATTTTATCTTAAGTTCTTGTGTCTTGCCACTTCCAGTTACTTCTAAGACAGTACCATCTCCCCACTTCTTGTGGTGAGCAATATCTCCAATTTCCCAGTCTGTTGCTGTGTTGCCAGAGTTTGACGTTTTTCCGAACGGTAGCCCTCCAGTAGCTTTTGAAAATGGCTGAGCAGCAGTAGCTCTTTCAGGTTGTGCATTGGCTTTTCTGGTCTGAAGCGCTTGTTGTAAACTCATGCCCTGACCAAATTGTGTAGGCTCTTCCTTTGTAAAACGAACACC
The DNA window shown above is from Streptococcus salivarius and carries:
- a CDS encoding DUF1858 domain-containing protein, with the protein product MTTNTIDLSQPVATIIKEHPEVKELLIDLGFKPLSNPAMLNTVGKVTSLKAGSKLANIPLEKIKQTLLFNGYDVIGD
- a CDS encoding inositol monophosphatase family protein, coding for MENKLIFAKEIIKEAGAFIKESLSKTITVEEKTAFDDLVTNIDKQTQDLLVARIKSAFPSDNIFAEENGLVHNIKDGNVWVLDPIDGTVNFIVQQDNFCVMIAYYEEGQGKFGLIYNVMADQLFYGGGQFDVYCNDKLLPAYKSRPLDRCLVASNGAMYAKNFHGLKDLIDKTLGVRVYGGAGLSMSKVLSGQILAYFSVIYPWDYAAASIMGEKLGYHLETITGEPLDYSSRQAVMLVPKDRLEEIKHIMGSEN
- a CDS encoding O-acetylhomoserine aminocarboxypropyltransferase/cysteine synthase family protein, translating into MSREFSFETLQLHAGQTPDKETKSRAVPIYQTTSYVFDDAQEGEDLFALRKPGNIYTRITNPTVAVLEERIAALEGGVGALATASGMAAITYAILGLAHAGDHVVAATTLYGGTFNLLKETLPRYGITTTFVDVDNPEEIEAAIKDNTKLVLIESLGNPLINIPDFEKIAEIAHSHKIPLVADNTFGTPYLINVISHGVDIVVHSATKFIGGHGTTIGGLIVDSGKFDWEASGKFPQLVDEDPSYHNISYTRDVGPAAFVTALRTQLLRDTGAALAPFNAFLLLQGLETLSLRVERHVENTKKIVDFLENHPKVEKVNYPGLPSSPYYDLAQKYFPKGTGSIFTFHVKGGQDEARTVIDNLEIFSDLANVADAKSLVVHPATTTHQQLAEADLLACGVTPNQIRISVGLENADDLIEDLKLALDKI
- a CDS encoding HAD hydrolase family protein — encoded protein: MKFVFDLDGTLCFDGMTMSKDLQKVLLTAPKYGHEIIFATARSYRDCLSILEGELRKLTVVGLNGGEVFQDEHLVSQYTIPSPALRTIVSYCDTYNLPYFIDDTFNYAIQNPEQIPFLSNVDPLNKARILPVHELNEPIKVVIPLVEHEDIREDLIFNLNKLEGLDLSYHDIERCLYINPKGVTKASTVLNHFGKDFVAFGNDQNDISLFKNAIYGVQIGDYPYLKNFADEVIPAINAVIAEKIRLLFEKF
- the tpx gene encoding thiol peroxidase; protein product: MPTFIGKLVTVAEDKQLQVGDTLRDFNLTTTDLTKKSLSEFDGKKKVISIVPSIDTGICSTQTRTFNKELSELDDTVVITISVDLPFAQARWCGAEGLENAIMLSDYYDNSFGKDYGVLIEEWHLLARAVLVADADNKITYVEYLDNINTDPNYEAAVAAVKSL
- a CDS encoding UPF0223 family protein, yielding MTKGNYSYPLDPSWSTEEITTVLHFLSQVEKAYESKVDRDQLLQAYKVFKTVVPGKAPEKQLDKAFEEASGFSTYQAVKAAKAKDKGFVSLGK
- a CDS encoding Spx/MgsR family RNA polymerase-binding regulatory protein, translated to MVTLFLSPSCTSCRKARAWLTNHEVAFDEHNIITSPLTHDELMKILSYTENGTEDIISTRSKVFQKLNIDVDDLTIKELIQLISEYPNLLRRPIIMDNKRMQIGFNEDEIRAFLPRDYRKQELRQATIRAEIEGNND
- a CDS encoding restriction endonuclease subunit S, translating into MSEKERPQLIIDYEANTDKLVRLGDVVDQFKGKAVPAKAEPGEFAVINLSDMTPNGIAYDDLKTFSEERRKLLRFLLEDGDVLIASKGTVQKVAVFEDQGKREVVASSNITVLRPKEKLRGFYIKFFLETEIGRAYLDYADKGKAVLNLSTADLLDIKIPEIPIVKQDYQIAAYLRGRADYHRKMVRAEQEWKNIQHNVTEALFGN
- a CDS encoding DUF438 domain-containing protein, with amino-acid sequence MEDNRIQILKEILLDLHHGASPESVQERFNQHFKGVSALEISMMEHELMSSEDGVTFEDVMSLCNVHANLFKGAIADVEVADADQEGHPVYVFKQENLALRSAILRIRRIIENISKPENEDFKSDLFNGLKHQMTLLGQFHNHYTRKEKLFFPIMERYGHDSPPKVMWGVDDDIRKLFRAAEAKLKELPEADLEEFSKSFEAFSEEFEAMIFKEEAILLMILLETFTQDDWLSIAEESDAYGYAIIKPTAVWKPKRERFEEVNADTSQEQSELSSDEHLDNTRIIDTPEGQFTISFTPKPKTETVVDRETTQPFGNGYLSVEQANLILNHLPLEITFVNKDDIFQYYNDNVPANEMVFKRTPSQIGRNVELCHPPKVLDKVKKIFELLKSGERDQVPMWFKSERLGKFVYVTYAAVRDDKGDFQGVLEYVQDIQPFFELESDLNRDID
- the truB gene encoding tRNA pseudouridine(55) synthase TruB translates to MISGIINLKKEAGMTSHDAVFKLRKILHEKKIGHGGTLDPDVTGVLPIAVGKATRVIEYMTEAGKVYEGEITIGFSTTTEDTSGDVVQTTPVTELDEETVDMAMASFEGEITQIPPMYSAVKVNGKKLYEYARAGEEVERPQRQVTISEFVRTSPIELENNTAKFTFRVACSKGTYVRTLSVDLGAKLGYASHMSALRRTASAGLTLDKALTLSQISEMIEAGDTSFLLPIEFGVQDLPAVQVTEDDAKEISFGRFITIDSQEPLVAAFIGDKVLAIMEKRNQVYKPRKVLSQ
- a CDS encoding bifunctional riboflavin kinase/FAD synthetase — its product is MKVTSINDYKDIHQEKETVLVLGYFDALHRGHKVLFDKARQIADEKQLEVAVLTFNESPQLTFQRYTDDLLLHITAPKRRCDLFEAYGTDQLYLTDFNSDFARTSSDDFIARHIKRLKAQEVVVGFDYKFGHHRTDVDYLARNFSGNVHVIEEQQSDGEKISSTRVRQLIREGNVKEANKLLGHEFSTRGIVVHGDARGRTIGFPTANLAPIDRTFLPADGVYVADVVIDGKRYRSMTSLGKNVTFGGTELRLEANIFDFEGDIYGKTIEVFWLDYIRDMIKFNNIEELCAQLEADKKIAEKF